The following is a genomic window from Clostridium fungisolvens.
GTACAAGGTTATGGTCAACTATATATTTTAAAATTTGAGGAGGAATTAAACTTGTAACAACAACACCGCAGACAGCAATTACTAATATTATACTTGTCCAAATATTATCTTTAATTACTTTAACTATTGACCTTTTTATTAAACTATTCTCCACTTCCATCACACCCCTCTAAACATTGGAAATTATATATTGTGGAATAATATTCAGATTTTTTCATAAGTTCATCATGTGTACCGTAATCTGCTGTCTTATCGCTTTTTAATAAAATAATATTATTTATTCTGCTAAAAATAGCTAAACGATGAGAGATTAGTATAATCAAGCTATTTCTATAATTGGTTTTTAGGTTTTCAATAATTTTTTCTTCTGTTTTCATATCAACTGCAGAAAAAGGATCATCTAATATTATAATTTTATTTTTATTTAGAAGCGCCCTTGCAAGAGCTATTCTGGCTTGCTGACCTCCGCTTAATTTTATCCCACCGTTTCCTACTAAGGTTTTTTGATCATTCGTCATTGCTTCTAAATCTGTATCAAAACAAACATCCTTTAATACAGAATTAATATCTTTATTGCTTCCTAATGTTATATTGTTGTAAATAGTATCGGAAAGCAGCTGAGGCTTATGACCCAAGTAAGAAATTATTTGGCTTCGCTCATACTCTGAGTAATCCTTAAGTTCCTTACCATCAATTTTAATGCTTCCTAAATAAGGATACAGACCTAATAGAGATATCCCAAGTGTAGATTTGCCTGAAGCAATAGAACCTGTTAAACCTATGATCTCTCCTCCCTTTCCACCGAAACTGATATGCTCAATAATTTTTTCCTTATCTTCTCCATAAGAGAAACTAAGATTATCTACTGAAAGTGAGGTGTCACCATTATTTATATTAGAAGTTTTTTCTTTAATCTTATATTCTTCCAGATACGGTTTAATTCGTTTCCACGAAACCTGTGATTTTTGCACAGAATTAAACAGCTTTGCTGCTTTACTTGCCTTTACCGCCATGGCTGTAAACATTGCAATATACGTAGAAAAAACTCCTACAGTCCAGTCTCCAATAATAACCTTCGTACCTCCAAGGTAAATTACCATAATTATTCCAATCATTGCGATAATATTATATACAGGCTGCATAGAATTTTCTAATATATTTGCTTTAATAGCCTTATTTTGCAAATCCTCTAGTTCATCATTATACCTTGCTCTGTTTTTAGCTTCCATACCTGTTACACGATAAAGAATGGAATTTTCAATTATATCATAGGTGATATCTGTAACCTCACTGCTCTGCTTACGATAATCCTTTGAGTATTTATATATAACACTTTTTAATTTTTCAGCAATTACAATAGCAACTGGAACAAAAATAATAGAAAGCAAAGTTATTTTCACATCATAAGCAAGCATTGTTACCAGGTAAGATATCATAAGAACACCAGTATCAAATACTTCAGTGGTAAACTTCCTCATACCTTCCACACATAAATCAACATCAGAAATAGCTCTTGTCATGAGGTTACCAGTATTCTCATTATCCAGCTCTGAAGTGCTTTTTTGCATTATATTATTGTATATCATAAGCCGCATAGTTGCACTTGTGCTGTTAGCAAAACGCCTTATATAAAACCGCTTAAAATAGCGTAGAAGTTGAACAGTTCCTATTATCAGTAAATAGGTAACTGCTACTGTTAGCGCATATAATAAACTTCCCCCAGTAGCAATAGCGTCTATGAGTTTTCCCTGGTATATTGGTCCTAAAACAATTGAGACATTAAAAGATATTCCGAATATTATAATGCAGACAACAACAAATTTTTCTTTTTTCCAATAGTTTATAGCTTTATCCGGATGTTTCATAGGTTCTATTTTTAATTTGGACATAGTAAATCCCCCTCTGTTTTAAGCAAACCTTTATCAGGTACAAAAGCTAAATTTTTCTCACCAATCATCTCTTTATAAATCTTATAATCACATCAGATATTATTAATATCTAAATCAACATAATAATTCTACCACCTATGTAATTTTTGGGTTTTCCCTTTGAAAAAACATCTTCTGCTGATTCCCTACAAATTTCTTTAACACTATTAGGTATAAGTCTTAAGGACAGCCAAATTAGCGCAGGAAGCACAATTGCATCATCAACAAATCCAAGTACAGGTATAAAATATGGTATGATATCTATAGGACTTAGAGCATATCCAGCAGTTATAATAACTGTCAACTTTGCATACCACGGAGTCAATTCATGCTTATATGCAAGATAAAGTATCGCTATATTAGATTTCAACTTTTTAGCCCATTGTTTTATTTTTGTTATCACTACAATCCTCCCTGAAATCTACGTCTTTTCGTCTATTTCAAAAACTTTATTGCTAAATTCAGCTAATAATGATGAACATCCATCAATTCTCTTCAATACTTCATTTTTCATTGGACATCCGAAATAATCCTTTTTTTCTATCTTTTTTAACCAAGTATTAAGTTTATCTATCTCGTGGTCATTTTCCTCTATCTCAGCAAAGGTAAAATTCTCTCTTTTAGTTTCCCGTTCAATTTCAGCTTCGAAATCATCACACTTCTCAATCAGTTCTTTATAATCCGCTTCTCTTTCCTTATTAAACTGCTCGATTAATTTTTTGTTTTTTAATTCCTCATCTATTAAAGTAATACAGCTAATACTTTGACCTCCACTAGTATTAATTTGTTCTTCAAGCCTCTTAAACTCCTCTTTGCTCTCTTTAGTTTCAGGTAATATCCAGATAGATTGAAAAACATTTAGTGCTCCAATAGATTTTAATCTTCTCCATACAGCCATTCTATTTTTTTGTGGTTCTCTTGGTATTTGATATATCAAAGTTCTCCAGTTCAATTTTCCACTTCCTTTATTATGTATATGTAATACTGGTTACATGTAATACTGGTTACATGAATAATATAGTACTGCTTACATATAATGTCAATGTTTATTGGAAAGATATTAGCCGAACAAATATTTTCTTTTAAAATTATCTTCTTCTTGACTTAAAAGAAAAAAGTACCTAGAGCTTTTTTGCTATAGGTACTTTTCTTATACTGTATAAGATTATTGAATTAGATCCTTACCTTCAACTTTTCCTTTTAGTAAATTCTTATCTTGTAACCATTTAATATTCTTATCCCAAACATTCTCATCTTGACTTAAGAACTTACCGCTTTCATTTTCCATAAGCGGAAGTAATATACTTAAACTCTTCTTTTCAACTTCTGAATCAAGTGGGAAATCTTTATTTTGAGCCTTTAAAACTAAATCTAAAGCTTTATCTGGATTGTTTTTGGTATATTCAAAACCTTTTTTCGCAGCTGCTAAGAATGCTTGTATTGCACTATTATTATTCTTAAGTCCATCTTCACTTGCAATAAATGCTAGTTCATAGCTGTTTGCTACTCCATAATCTACTGGATTGAAAGTGATAAGTTCAATACCTTCTTTTTCTAAAAGTAGCTTTTCGTGGTTTATATATCCACCTATTATTGCATCAACTCTTTTTGTTTCCATTGCAGGCATCAAATCGTAGCCAACATCTACAAAGTTTACCTTTGAAGCATCTGCCCCAGCAGCA
Proteins encoded in this region:
- a CDS encoding ABC transporter ATP-binding protein; amino-acid sequence: MSKLKIEPMKHPDKAINYWKKEKFVVVCIIIFGISFNVSIVLGPIYQGKLIDAIATGGSLLYALTVAVTYLLIIGTVQLLRYFKRFYIRRFANSTSATMRLMIYNNIMQKSTSELDNENTGNLMTRAISDVDLCVEGMRKFTTEVFDTGVLMISYLVTMLAYDVKITLLSIIFVPVAIVIAEKLKSVIYKYSKDYRKQSSEVTDITYDIIENSILYRVTGMEAKNRARYNDELEDLQNKAIKANILENSMQPVYNIIAMIGIIMVIYLGGTKVIIGDWTVGVFSTYIAMFTAMAVKASKAAKLFNSVQKSQVSWKRIKPYLEEYKIKEKTSNINNGDTSLSVDNLSFSYGEDKEKIIEHISFGGKGGEIIGLTGSIASGKSTLGISLLGLYPYLGSIKIDGKELKDYSEYERSQIISYLGHKPQLLSDTIYNNITLGSNKDINSVLKDVCFDTDLEAMTNDQKTLVGNGGIKLSGGQQARIALARALLNKNKIIILDDPFSAVDMKTEEKIIENLKTNYRNSLIILISHRLAIFSRINNIILLKSDKTADYGTHDELMKKSEYYSTIYNFQCLEGCDGSGE
- a CDS encoding YkvA family protein is translated as MITKIKQWAKKLKSNIAILYLAYKHELTPWYAKLTVIITAGYALSPIDIIPYFIPVLGFVDDAIVLPALIWLSLRLIPNSVKEICRESAEDVFSKGKPKNYIGGRIIMLI
- a CDS encoding Chromate resistance protein ChrB, which encodes MNWRTLIYQIPREPQKNRMAVWRRLKSIGALNVFQSIWILPETKESKEEFKRLEEQINTSGGQSISCITLIDEELKNKKLIEQFNKEREADYKELIEKCDDFEAEIERETKRENFTFAEIEENDHEIDKLNTWLKKIEKKDYFGCPMKNEVLKRIDGCSSLLAEFSNKVFEIDEKT
- a CDS encoding ABC transporter substrate-binding protein is translated as MKLKKISILLVMVVMLGLFLSACTNKSNNKDEKSATKELKEINVLLDWYPNAVHTFLYAAEEQGYFKEAGLKVNLITPAGTDDGIKLVAANKADLAISYPKQVILARGENIPVKSVGAIVRSPLNQLMVRKDSGVKTLKDLEGKKVGYASFDIDKETVKAMVTAAGADASKVNFVDVGYDLMPAMETKRVDAIIGGYINHEKLLLEKEGIELITFNPVDYGVANSYELAFIASEDGLKNNNSAIQAFLAAAKKGFEYTKNNPDKALDLVLKAQNKDFPLDSEVEKKSLSILLPLMENESGKFLSQDENVWDKNIKWLQDKNLLKGKVEGKDLIQ